From Salvelinus sp. IW2-2015 linkage group LG18, ASM291031v2, whole genome shotgun sequence, a single genomic window includes:
- the LOC111978216 gene encoding cAMP-dependent protein kinase type I-alpha regulatory subunit — MASSSTSSEEERSLRECELYVQKHNIQQLLKDCIVQLCTSRPDRPMAFLREYFERLEKEEAKQILNQQKASSRSDSRDEEVSPPMNPVVKGRRRRGAISAEVYTEEDAASYVRKVIPKDYKTMAALAKAIEKNVLFSHLDDNERSDIFDAMFSVTYIAGETIIMQGDEGDNFYVIDQGETDVYVNNEWVTNIGEGGSFGELALIYGTPRAATVRAKTNVKLWGIDRDSYRRILMGSTLRKRKMYEEFLSKVSILESLDKWERLTVADSLEPVQFDDGQKIVVQGEPGDEFFIILEGSAAVLQRRSENEEFVEVGRLQPSDYFGEIALLMNRPRAATVVARGPLKCVKLDRPRFERVLGPCSDILKRNIQQYNSFVSLSV, encoded by the exons ATGGCGTCGAGCAGTACGagcagtgaggaggagaggagtctgAGGGAGTGTGAGCTCTACGTGCAGAAACACAACATCCAGCAGTTGCTGAAGGACTGCATCGTCCAGCTGTGTACCTCCAGGCCTGACAGACCCATGGCATTCCTCAGAGAGTACTTTGAGAGGCTGGAGAAG GAGGAGGCCAAGCAGATCCTAAACCAGCAGAAGGCCAGCAGCCGTTCTGACTCCAGGGATGAGGAGGTGTCTCCTCCCATGAACCCCGTTGTCAAGGGTCGCCGGCGGAGAGGAGCCATCAGCGCTGAGGTCTACACAGAGGAGGACGCTGCATCCTATGTCAGAAAG GTCATTCCTAAAGACTACAAAACAATGGCTGCCCTGGCTAAAGCTATCGAAAAGAATGTGCTTTTCTCTCACTTGGATGACAACGAGAGGAG TGACATATTTGATGCCATGTTTTCAGTTACCTACATCGCTGGAGAGACTATCATTATGCAAG GTGATGAGGGGGATAATTTCTACGTCATCGACCAAGGAGAGACGGAT GTGTATGTCAACAATGAGTGGGTGACCAATATCGGGGAGGGGGGCAGCTTTGGAGAGTTGGCCCTGATCTACGGGACCCCCAGGGCTGCCACCGTCCGAGCCAAAACCAACGTCAAACTGTGGGGCATCGACAGAGACAGCTACAGGAGGATACTCATG GGCAGCActttgaggaagaggaagatgtacGAGGAGTTCCTCAGCAAAGTCTCCATCTTAG AGTCTCTGGACAAATGGGAGCGTCTGACGGTGGCTGACTCTCTGGAGCCGGTGCAGTTTGATGACGGACAGAAGATCGTGGTGCAGGGAGAGCCTGGCGACGAGTTCTTCATCATACTGGAG GGTTCTGCAGCTGTGTTGCAGCGTCGCTCTGAGAACGAGGAGTTTGTGGAAGTTGGGAGGTTACAACCGTCTGACTACTTTG GTGAGATTGCCCTGCTGATGAACCGTCCCCGTGCTGCCACTGTGGTCGCCCGCGGTCCTCTGAAGTGTGTGAAGCTGGACCGACCGCGGTTTGAGCGTGTCCTGGGACCCTGCTCGGACATTCTCAAACGCAACATCCAACAGTACAACAGCTtcgtgtcactgtctgtctga